In Fluviicola taffensis DSM 16823, the following are encoded in one genomic region:
- a CDS encoding T9SS type A sorting domain-containing protein produces the protein MKKIIIIGFVFFAGSAEIRAQLTNSGNIRTFVGANVTIYGDMTNNGAIADSGTLVTLAGSSLQTVSGSVVTTLNNLRLNNTDATGITLAQALNVRGTLTFSDGYLNTTTANILTMTNTSSVASVSNTSFVSGPMVKTGNTAFVFPVGKNVVYAPIAITAPAAGTDQFKAEYFQISANPLYNTSSVEPSLHHVSDCEYWMLDRVTGSSNVSVTLSWDTRSCGITTLSDLRVARWDGTQWTDKGNGGTTGTTTAGTVISSAAVTGFGPFTLASITATNPLPVELLTFAAHCEDEQAVLRWSTESEFQNDFFTIESSFDATDWNTIATVAGTGTTTMLTNYTWTDHSNPRKEMYYRLSQTDYDGETTIHDIVYFKSCSLPENSVSIYPNPAKSIVNILTEESVSAITVMNSEGKKINTPIDVKYKQIDFSEIPNGVYLIQITTKSGVFNKNVVISRN, from the coding sequence GGGTTCGTTTTTTTCGCCGGATCTGCGGAAATCCGAGCACAACTAACAAATTCAGGCAATATCCGAACATTCGTAGGGGCAAACGTTACCATTTATGGCGACATGACCAACAATGGAGCGATTGCCGATTCAGGGACGCTGGTTACGCTGGCAGGATCCAGCCTGCAAACAGTTAGTGGCAGCGTTGTAACAACGTTAAACAATCTGCGGTTGAATAACACTGACGCAACGGGTATTACACTTGCACAAGCATTGAATGTACGCGGAACATTGACTTTTTCGGACGGTTATCTGAATACAACGACTGCGAATATACTGACGATGACAAATACATCAAGTGTCGCTTCAGTTAGTAATACCAGTTTCGTTTCTGGCCCGATGGTTAAAACTGGAAATACAGCCTTTGTCTTTCCTGTAGGAAAAAATGTAGTTTACGCACCAATTGCCATTACTGCACCTGCAGCTGGAACAGACCAATTTAAAGCGGAATATTTTCAGATATCTGCTAATCCGCTTTACAATACTTCAAGCGTTGAACCTTCACTTCATCATGTGTCAGACTGTGAATATTGGATGCTTGATCGCGTCACAGGTTCTTCTAACGTATCAGTGACATTAAGTTGGGACACACGCAGTTGTGGTATCACTACCCTTTCCGACTTGCGCGTAGCGCGATGGGATGGAACCCAATGGACAGATAAAGGAAATGGTGGGACAACTGGGACAACTACTGCTGGGACTGTGATTTCTTCAGCAGCGGTTACTGGATTCGGACCATTCACTCTTGCCTCCATAACTGCAACAAATCCGCTGCCAGTAGAACTTCTGACTTTTGCTGCTCATTGTGAGGACGAACAAGCAGTTCTGCGTTGGAGCACTGAAAGTGAGTTTCAAAATGACTTTTTCACCATTGAAAGCAGTTTTGATGCAACCGATTGGAATACCATTGCAACTGTTGCGGGTACTGGAACCACAACTATGCTGACGAATTACACATGGACCGATCATTCAAACCCACGCAAGGAAATGTATTATCGCTTATCCCAAACCGATTATGATGGTGAAACAACAATTCATGATATTGTTTACTTCAAAAGTTGCTCCTTACCAGAAAATTCGGTGAGTATTTACCCAAATCCAGCGAAAAGTATTGTCAATATTCTGACAGAAGAAAGTGTAAGTGCCATAACGGTGATGAATTCTGAAGGAAAAAAGATAAACACACCTATT